In Dama dama isolate Ldn47 chromosome X, ASM3311817v1, whole genome shotgun sequence, one genomic interval encodes:
- the KDM5C gene encoding lysine-specific demethylase 5C isoform X3 yields the protein MEPGSDDFLPPPECPVFEPSWAEFRDPLGYIAKIRPIAEKSGICKIRPPADWQPPFAVEVDNFRFTPRIQRLNELEAQTRVKLNYLDQIAKFWEIQGSSLKIPNVERRILDLYSLSKIVVEEGGYEAICKDRRWARVAQRLNYPPGKNIGSLLRSHYERIVYPYEMYQSGANLVQCNTRPFDNEEKDKEYKPHSIPLRQSVQPSKFNSYGRRAKRLQPDPEPTEEDIEKNPELKKLQIYGAGPKMMGLGLMAKDKTLRKKDKEGPECPPTVVVKEESGGDMKVESTSPKTFLESKEELSHSPEPCTKMTMRLRRNHSNAQFIESYVCRMCSRGDEDDKLLLCDGCDDNYHIFCLLPPLPEIPKGVWRCPKCVMAECKRPPEAFGFEQATREYTLQSFGEMADSFKADYFNMPVHMVPTELVEKEFWRLVNSIEEDVTVEYGADIHSKEFGSGFPVSDSKRHLTPEEEEYATSGWNLNVMPVLEQSVLCHINADISGMKVPWLYVGMVFSAFCWHIEDHWSYSINYLHWGEPKTWYGVPSLAAEHLEEVMKKLTPELFDSQPDLLHQLVTLMNPNTLMSHGVPVVRTNQCAGEFVITFPRAYHSGFNQGYNFAEAVNFCTADWLPAGRQCIEHYRRLRRYCVFSHEELICKMAACPEKLDLNLAAAVHKEMFIMVQEERRLRKALLEKGITEAEREAFELLPDDERQCIKCKTTCFLSALACYDCPDGLVCLSHINDLCKCSSSRQYLRYRYTLDELPAMLHKLKVRAESFDTWANKVRVALEVEDGRKRSLEELRALESEARERRFPNSELLQRLKNCLSEAEACVSRALGLVSGQEAGPHRMAGLQMTLAELRAFLEQMNNLPCAMHQIGDVKGILEQVEAYQAEACEALASLPSSPGLLQSLLERGRQLGVEVPEAQQLQRQVEQAQWLDEVKRTLAPSARRGTLAVMRGLLVAGASVAPSPAVDKAQAELQELLTIAERWEEKAHLCLEARQKHPPATLEAIIHEAENIPVHLPNIQALKEALAKARAWIADVDEIQNGDHYPCLDDLEGLVAVGRDLPVGLEELRQLELQVLTAHSWREKASKTFLKKNSCYTLLEVLCPCADAGSDSTKRSRWMEKELGLYKSDTELLGLSAQDLRDPGSVIVAFKEGEQKEKEGILQLRRTNSTKPSPLASSTTASSATSICVCGQVPAGVGALQCDLCQDWFHGRCVSVPRLLSSLRPSPTPSPLLAWWEWDTKFLCPLCMRSRRPRLETILALLVALQRLPVRLPEGEALQCLTERAISWQGRARQALASEDVTALLGRLAELRQRLQAEPRPEEPPTYPSAPASDPLREGSGKDMPKVQGLLENGDSMTSPEKVAPGEGSDLELLSSLLPQLTGPVLELPEATRAPLEELMLEGDLLEVTLDENQSIWQLLQAGQPPDVERIRTLLELEKAERHGSRARGRALERRRRRKADRGGEGDDPAREELEPKRVRSSGPEAEEAQEEEELEEETGGEGPPPPPPLPTTDSPSTQENGLEPALGASSGSSGPFPTLTPRLHVPCPQQPPQQQL from the exons gcccAGACGAGAGTGAAACTGAACTACTTGGATCAGATTGCCAAATTCTGGGAAATCCAGGGCTCTTCCTTAAAGATTCCCAATGTAGAACGGCGGATCTTGGACCTCTACAGCCTCAGCAAA ATCGTGGTGGAGGAAGGTGGCTATGAAGCCATCTGCAAGGACCGTCGATGGGCTCGGGTGGCCCAGCGCCTCAACTACCCACCAGGCAAAAACATTGGCTCCCTGCTGCGCTCCCACTATGAACGCATCGTTTACCCCTATGAGATGTACCAGTCTGGAGCCAACCTGGTG CAGTGCAACACACGTCCATTTGATAATGAGGAGAAGGACAAGGAATATAAACCTCACAGTATCCCCCTTCGACAGTCTGTGCAGCCCTCCAAGTTCAACAGCTATGGTCGGCGAGCCAAGAGACTGCAGCCTGAT CCGGAACCCACAGAGGAAGACATTGAAAAGAATCCTGAGCTAAAGAAGCTTCAGATCTATGGGGCAGGCCCCAAGATGATGGGCCTAGGCCTCATGGCCAAGGATAAGACTCTGCGGAAGAAAG ATAAGGAAGGGCCCGAGTGTCCCCCTACTGTAGTGGTGAAGGAGGAGTCAGGCGGGGACATGAAGGTGGAGTCAACCTCACCCAAGACCTTCCTGGAGAGCAAGGAGGAGCTGAGTCACAGCCCAGAGCCCTGCACCAAGATGACCATGAGGCTCAGGAGGAACCACAGCAATGCCCAGTTT ATTGAGTCATATGTGTGCCGAATGTGTTCCCGAGGGGATGAGGATGACAAGCTCCTGCTGTGTGATGGCTGTGATGACAACTACCACATCTTCTGCTTGTTGCCTCCTTTGCCTGAGATTCCCAAGGGTGTCTGGCGGTGTCCAAAGTGTGTCATGGCG GAGTGTAAGCGCCCCCCTGAAGCCTTTGGCTTTGAGCAGGCTACCCGGGAATACACTCTGCAGAGCTTTGGCGAGATGGCTGACTCCTTTAAAGCCGATTACTTCAACATGCCCGTACAC ATGGTACCCACAGAACTTGTGGAGAAGGAATTCTGGCGGCTGGTGAATAGCATTGAGGAAGATGTAACTGTTGAGTATGGGGCTGACATCCATTCCAAAGAATTTGGTAGCGGGTTCCCTGTCAGTGACAGTAAGCGGCACCTAACCCCTGAGGAGGAG GAGTATGCTACGAGTGGTTGGAACCTGAATGTGATGCCAGTGTTGGAACAGTCTGTACTGTGCCACATCAATGCAGATATCTCTGGCATGAAGGTGCCCTGGCTCTATGTGGGCATGGTCTTCTCAGCcttttgttggcatattgaggaTCACTGGAGTTACTCCATTAACTACCTCCACTG GGGTGAGCCGAAGACCTGGTATGGGGTACCCTCACTTGCAGCAGAACATTTGGAAGAGGTGATGAAGAAGCTGACACCTGAGCTCTTTGATAGCCAGCCTGACCTTCTGCACCAACTTGTTACCCTCATGAATCCCAACACCCTCATGTCCCATGGTGTGCCG GTTGTCCGCACAAACCAGTGTGCAGGAGAATTTGTCATTACCTTCCCTCGTGCTTACCACAGTGGCTTTAACCAAGGCTACAACTTTGCTGAGGCTGTCAACTTTTGCACTGCTGACTGG CTGCCAGCTGGTCGCCAGTGCATTGAGCACTACCGCCGACTCCGAAGATATTGTGTCTTCTCCCATGAGGAGCTCATCTGCAAGATGGCTGCTTGTCCAGAGAAGCTGGACCTGAACCTAGCAGCAGCTGTGCATAAGGAGATGTTCATCATGGTGCAGGAGGAGCGGCGTCTACGAAAAGCCCTGCTGGAGaag GGCATCACCGAAGCTGAGCGAGAAGCTTTTGAGCTGCTCCCGGATGATGAACGCCAGTGCATCAAGTGCAAGACCACGTGCTTTCTATCAGCCCTAGCCTGCTATGACTGCCCTGACGGCCTTGTCTGCCTTTCCCACATCAATGATCTCTGCAAGTGCTCCAGTAGCCGGCAGTACTTGAG GTATCGGTACACCTTGGATGAGCTCCCTGCCATGCTCCATAAGCTGAAGGTCCGGGCTGAGTCCTTTGACACGTGGGCCAACAAAGTGCGAGTGGCCCTGGAGGTGGAGGATGGGCGGAAGCGCA GCCTTGAAGAGCTGAGGGCACTAGAGTCAGAGGCCCGTGAGCGGAGGTTTCCTAACAGTGAGCTGCTGCAGCGACTAAAGAACTGTCTGAGTGAGGCAGAGGCTTGCGTGTCCCGGGCTCTGGGGCTGGTCAGCGGCCAGGAAGCTGG CCCCCACAGGATGGCTGGTCTGCAGATGACCCTTGCTGAGCTCCGGGCCTTTCTGGAGCAGATGAACAACTTGCCTTGTGCCATGCACCAGATTGGGGATGTCAAG GGTATTCTGGAACAGGTGGAAGCCTACCAAGCTGAGGCCTGTGAGGCTCTGGCCTCATTGCCATCCAGTCCAGGGCTCCTGCAGTCCCTGCTGGAGAGAGGGCGGCAGCTTGGAGTGGAGGTACCTGAAGCCCAGCAGCTCCAGCGGCAGGTGGAACAGGCACAATGGCTGGATGAGGTTAAACGCACACTGGCCCCCTCAGCCCGAAGAGGCACCCTGGCTGTCATGCGGGGACTGTTGGTAGCAGGTGCCAGTGTGGCCCCTAGCCCTGCTGTGGATAAGGCCCAAGCCGAACTGCAGGAGCTACTGACCATTGCCGAACGCTGGGAGGAGAAGGCCCATCTCTGCCTGGAGGCCAG GCAGAAGCATCCACCAGCCACGCTTGAGGCCATAATTCATGAGGCAGAAAACATCCCTGTTCACCTGCCCAACATCCAGGCTCTCAAGGAGGCTCTTGCTAAGGCCCGGGCTTGGATTGCTGATGTGGACGAGATCCAA AATGGTGATCACTACCCCTGCCTGGATGACTTGGAGGGTCTGGTGGCTGTGGGCCGGGACCTACCTGTGGGGTTGGAGGAACTGAGACAGCTAGAGCTGCAGGTACTGACAGCGCACTCCTGGAgggagaaggcctccaagacctTCCTCAAGAAGAATTCTTGCTACACTCTGCTGGAG GTGCTCTGCCCGTGTGCAGATGCCGGCTCAGACAGCACCAAGCGCAGCCGTTGGATGGAGAAGGAGCTGGGGTTGTACAAATCTGACACAGAGCTGCTGGGGCTATCTGCGCAGGACCTCAGGGACCCAGGCTCTGTG ATCGTGGCCTTCAAGGAGGGGgaacagaaggagaaggagggaatCCTGCAGCTACGTCGCACCAACTCCACCAAACCCAGTCCACTGGCATCATCGACCACAGCTTCCTCTGCAACCTCCATCTGTGTGTGTGGGCAGGTGCCAGCCGGGGTGGGAGCTCTGCAGTGTGACCTGTGTCAGGACTGGTTCCATGGGCGATGTGTGTCGGTACCCCGCCTCCTCAGTTCCCTAAGGCCcagtcccaccccatccccactgcTGGCCTGGTGGGAGTGGGACACCAAATTCTTGTGTCCGCTGTGCATGCGCTCACGGCGCCCACGCCTGGAGACCATCTTGGCACTGCTGGTAGCGCTGCAGAGACTGCCTGTGCGGCTGCCTGAGGGTGAGGCCCTACAGTGCCTCACAGAGAGGGCCATCAGCTGGCAAGGCCGTGCAAGGCAGGCTCTGGCCTCTGAGGATGTGACTGCTCTGTTGGGACGGCTGGCTGAGCTTCGCCAGCGGCTGCAAGCTGAACCCAGGCCCGAGGAGCCCCCTACCTACCCTTCAGCCCCTGCCTCTGACCCtctcagagaaggcagtggcaaggATATGCCTAAG GTGCAGGGGTTGCTAGAGAATGGAGACAGCATGACCAGTCCTGAGAAGGTAGCCCCGGGGGAGGGCTCAG ACCTGGAGCTGCTGTCCTCGCTGTTGCCACAGTTGACTGGCCCTGTGTTGGAGCTGCCTGAGGCAACCCGGGCCCCCCTAGAGGAGCTCATGTTGGAGGGGGACTTGCTTGAGGTGACCCTGGATGAGAACCAGAGCATCTGGCAGCTGCTGCAGGCTGGGCAGCCTCCAGACGTGGAGCGGATCCGCACACTTCTGGAG CTGGAGAAGGCAGAGCGCCATGGGAGCCGAGCACGGGGCCGGGCACTggagaggcggcggcggcggaaaGCAGATCGGGGTGGGGAGGGTGATGACCCAGCCCGAGAGGAGCTAGAGCCAAAGAGGGTACGGAGCTCAGGGCCAGAGGCCGAGgaggcccaggaggaggaggagctggaggaggagactGGGGGTGagggcccacccccacccccacccctgcccaccacTGACAGCCCCAGCACCCAGGAGAATGGCTTGGAGCCTGCACTAGGGGCCAGTTCAGGCTCCTCGGGCCCTTTTCCCACTTTGACTCCCCGGCTGCATGTGCCCTGCCCACAGCAGCCGCCTCAGCAACAGTTGTGA
- the KDM5C gene encoding lysine-specific demethylase 5C isoform X6, producing MEPGSDDFLPPPECPVFEPSWAEFRDPLGYIAKIRPIAEKSGICKIRPPADWQPPFAVEVDNFRFTPRIQRLNELEIVVEEGGYEAICKDRRWARVAQRLNYPPGKNIGSLLRSHYERIVYPYEMYQSGANLVQCNTRPFDNEEKDKEYKPHSIPLRQSVQPSKFNSYGRRAKRLQPDPEPTEEDIEKNPELKKLQIYGAGPKMMGLGLMAKDKTLRKKDKEGPECPPTVVVKEESGGDMKVESTSPKTFLESKEELSHSPEPCTKMTMRLRRNHSNAQFIESYVCRMCSRGDEDDKLLLCDGCDDNYHIFCLLPPLPEIPKGVWRCPKCVMAECKRPPEAFGFEQATREYTLQSFGEMADSFKADYFNMPVHMVPTELVEKEFWRLVNSIEEDVTVEYGADIHSKEFGSGFPVSDSKRHLTPEEEEYATSGWNLNVMPVLEQSVLCHINADISGMKVPWLYVGMVFSAFCWHIEDHWSYSINYLHWGEPKTWYGVPSLAAEHLEEVMKKLTPELFDSQPDLLHQLVTLMNPNTLMSHGVPVVRTNQCAGEFVITFPRAYHSGFNQGYNFAEAVNFCTADWLPAGRQCIEHYRRLRRYCVFSHEELICKMAACPEKLDLNLAAAVHKEMFIMVQEERRLRKALLEKGITEAEREAFELLPDDERQCIKCKTTCFLSALACYDCPDGLVCLSHINDLCKCSSSRQYLRYRYTLDELPAMLHKLKVRAESFDTWANKVRVALEVEDGRKRSLEELRALESEARERRFPNSELLQRLKNCLSEAEACVSRALGLVSGQEAGPHRMAGLQMTLAELRAFLEQMNNLPCAMHQIGDVKGILEQVEAYQAEACEALASLPSSPGLLQSLLERGRQLGVEVPEAQQLQRQVEQAQWLDEVKRTLAPSARRGTLAVMRGLLVAGASVAPSPAVDKAQAELQELLTIAERWEEKAHLCLEARQKHPPATLEAIIHEAENIPVHLPNIQALKEALAKARAWIADVDEIQNGDHYPCLDDLEGLVAVGRDLPVGLEELRQLELQVLTAHSWREKASKTFLKKNSCYTLLEVLCPCADAGSDSTKRSRWMEKELGLYKSDTELLGLSAQDLRDPGSVIVAFKEGEQKEKEGILQLRRTNSTKPSPLASSTTASSATSICVCGQVPAGVGALQCDLCQDWFHGRCVSVPRLLSSLRPSPTPSPLLAWWEWDTKFLCPLCMRSRRPRLETILALLVALQRLPVRLPEGEALQCLTERAISWQGRARQALASEDVTALLGRLAELRQRLQAEPRPEEPPTYPSAPASDPLREGSGKDMPKVQGLLENGDSMTSPEKVAPGEGSDLELLSSLLPQLTGPVLELPEATRAPLEELMLEGDLLEVTLDENQSIWQLLQAGQPPDVERIRTLLELEKAERHGSRARGRALERRRRRKADRGGEGDDPAREELEPKRVRSSGPEAEEAQEEEELEEETGGEGPPPPPPLPTTDSPSTQENGLEPALGASSGSSGPFPTLTPRLHVPCPQQPPQQQL from the exons ATCGTGGTGGAGGAAGGTGGCTATGAAGCCATCTGCAAGGACCGTCGATGGGCTCGGGTGGCCCAGCGCCTCAACTACCCACCAGGCAAAAACATTGGCTCCCTGCTGCGCTCCCACTATGAACGCATCGTTTACCCCTATGAGATGTACCAGTCTGGAGCCAACCTGGTG CAGTGCAACACACGTCCATTTGATAATGAGGAGAAGGACAAGGAATATAAACCTCACAGTATCCCCCTTCGACAGTCTGTGCAGCCCTCCAAGTTCAACAGCTATGGTCGGCGAGCCAAGAGACTGCAGCCTGAT CCGGAACCCACAGAGGAAGACATTGAAAAGAATCCTGAGCTAAAGAAGCTTCAGATCTATGGGGCAGGCCCCAAGATGATGGGCCTAGGCCTCATGGCCAAGGATAAGACTCTGCGGAAGAAAG ATAAGGAAGGGCCCGAGTGTCCCCCTACTGTAGTGGTGAAGGAGGAGTCAGGCGGGGACATGAAGGTGGAGTCAACCTCACCCAAGACCTTCCTGGAGAGCAAGGAGGAGCTGAGTCACAGCCCAGAGCCCTGCACCAAGATGACCATGAGGCTCAGGAGGAACCACAGCAATGCCCAGTTT ATTGAGTCATATGTGTGCCGAATGTGTTCCCGAGGGGATGAGGATGACAAGCTCCTGCTGTGTGATGGCTGTGATGACAACTACCACATCTTCTGCTTGTTGCCTCCTTTGCCTGAGATTCCCAAGGGTGTCTGGCGGTGTCCAAAGTGTGTCATGGCG GAGTGTAAGCGCCCCCCTGAAGCCTTTGGCTTTGAGCAGGCTACCCGGGAATACACTCTGCAGAGCTTTGGCGAGATGGCTGACTCCTTTAAAGCCGATTACTTCAACATGCCCGTACAC ATGGTACCCACAGAACTTGTGGAGAAGGAATTCTGGCGGCTGGTGAATAGCATTGAGGAAGATGTAACTGTTGAGTATGGGGCTGACATCCATTCCAAAGAATTTGGTAGCGGGTTCCCTGTCAGTGACAGTAAGCGGCACCTAACCCCTGAGGAGGAG GAGTATGCTACGAGTGGTTGGAACCTGAATGTGATGCCAGTGTTGGAACAGTCTGTACTGTGCCACATCAATGCAGATATCTCTGGCATGAAGGTGCCCTGGCTCTATGTGGGCATGGTCTTCTCAGCcttttgttggcatattgaggaTCACTGGAGTTACTCCATTAACTACCTCCACTG GGGTGAGCCGAAGACCTGGTATGGGGTACCCTCACTTGCAGCAGAACATTTGGAAGAGGTGATGAAGAAGCTGACACCTGAGCTCTTTGATAGCCAGCCTGACCTTCTGCACCAACTTGTTACCCTCATGAATCCCAACACCCTCATGTCCCATGGTGTGCCG GTTGTCCGCACAAACCAGTGTGCAGGAGAATTTGTCATTACCTTCCCTCGTGCTTACCACAGTGGCTTTAACCAAGGCTACAACTTTGCTGAGGCTGTCAACTTTTGCACTGCTGACTGG CTGCCAGCTGGTCGCCAGTGCATTGAGCACTACCGCCGACTCCGAAGATATTGTGTCTTCTCCCATGAGGAGCTCATCTGCAAGATGGCTGCTTGTCCAGAGAAGCTGGACCTGAACCTAGCAGCAGCTGTGCATAAGGAGATGTTCATCATGGTGCAGGAGGAGCGGCGTCTACGAAAAGCCCTGCTGGAGaag GGCATCACCGAAGCTGAGCGAGAAGCTTTTGAGCTGCTCCCGGATGATGAACGCCAGTGCATCAAGTGCAAGACCACGTGCTTTCTATCAGCCCTAGCCTGCTATGACTGCCCTGACGGCCTTGTCTGCCTTTCCCACATCAATGATCTCTGCAAGTGCTCCAGTAGCCGGCAGTACTTGAG GTATCGGTACACCTTGGATGAGCTCCCTGCCATGCTCCATAAGCTGAAGGTCCGGGCTGAGTCCTTTGACACGTGGGCCAACAAAGTGCGAGTGGCCCTGGAGGTGGAGGATGGGCGGAAGCGCA GCCTTGAAGAGCTGAGGGCACTAGAGTCAGAGGCCCGTGAGCGGAGGTTTCCTAACAGTGAGCTGCTGCAGCGACTAAAGAACTGTCTGAGTGAGGCAGAGGCTTGCGTGTCCCGGGCTCTGGGGCTGGTCAGCGGCCAGGAAGCTGG CCCCCACAGGATGGCTGGTCTGCAGATGACCCTTGCTGAGCTCCGGGCCTTTCTGGAGCAGATGAACAACTTGCCTTGTGCCATGCACCAGATTGGGGATGTCAAG GGTATTCTGGAACAGGTGGAAGCCTACCAAGCTGAGGCCTGTGAGGCTCTGGCCTCATTGCCATCCAGTCCAGGGCTCCTGCAGTCCCTGCTGGAGAGAGGGCGGCAGCTTGGAGTGGAGGTACCTGAAGCCCAGCAGCTCCAGCGGCAGGTGGAACAGGCACAATGGCTGGATGAGGTTAAACGCACACTGGCCCCCTCAGCCCGAAGAGGCACCCTGGCTGTCATGCGGGGACTGTTGGTAGCAGGTGCCAGTGTGGCCCCTAGCCCTGCTGTGGATAAGGCCCAAGCCGAACTGCAGGAGCTACTGACCATTGCCGAACGCTGGGAGGAGAAGGCCCATCTCTGCCTGGAGGCCAG GCAGAAGCATCCACCAGCCACGCTTGAGGCCATAATTCATGAGGCAGAAAACATCCCTGTTCACCTGCCCAACATCCAGGCTCTCAAGGAGGCTCTTGCTAAGGCCCGGGCTTGGATTGCTGATGTGGACGAGATCCAA AATGGTGATCACTACCCCTGCCTGGATGACTTGGAGGGTCTGGTGGCTGTGGGCCGGGACCTACCTGTGGGGTTGGAGGAACTGAGACAGCTAGAGCTGCAGGTACTGACAGCGCACTCCTGGAgggagaaggcctccaagacctTCCTCAAGAAGAATTCTTGCTACACTCTGCTGGAG GTGCTCTGCCCGTGTGCAGATGCCGGCTCAGACAGCACCAAGCGCAGCCGTTGGATGGAGAAGGAGCTGGGGTTGTACAAATCTGACACAGAGCTGCTGGGGCTATCTGCGCAGGACCTCAGGGACCCAGGCTCTGTG ATCGTGGCCTTCAAGGAGGGGgaacagaaggagaaggagggaatCCTGCAGCTACGTCGCACCAACTCCACCAAACCCAGTCCACTGGCATCATCGACCACAGCTTCCTCTGCAACCTCCATCTGTGTGTGTGGGCAGGTGCCAGCCGGGGTGGGAGCTCTGCAGTGTGACCTGTGTCAGGACTGGTTCCATGGGCGATGTGTGTCGGTACCCCGCCTCCTCAGTTCCCTAAGGCCcagtcccaccccatccccactgcTGGCCTGGTGGGAGTGGGACACCAAATTCTTGTGTCCGCTGTGCATGCGCTCACGGCGCCCACGCCTGGAGACCATCTTGGCACTGCTGGTAGCGCTGCAGAGACTGCCTGTGCGGCTGCCTGAGGGTGAGGCCCTACAGTGCCTCACAGAGAGGGCCATCAGCTGGCAAGGCCGTGCAAGGCAGGCTCTGGCCTCTGAGGATGTGACTGCTCTGTTGGGACGGCTGGCTGAGCTTCGCCAGCGGCTGCAAGCTGAACCCAGGCCCGAGGAGCCCCCTACCTACCCTTCAGCCCCTGCCTCTGACCCtctcagagaaggcagtggcaaggATATGCCTAAG GTGCAGGGGTTGCTAGAGAATGGAGACAGCATGACCAGTCCTGAGAAGGTAGCCCCGGGGGAGGGCTCAG ACCTGGAGCTGCTGTCCTCGCTGTTGCCACAGTTGACTGGCCCTGTGTTGGAGCTGCCTGAGGCAACCCGGGCCCCCCTAGAGGAGCTCATGTTGGAGGGGGACTTGCTTGAGGTGACCCTGGATGAGAACCAGAGCATCTGGCAGCTGCTGCAGGCTGGGCAGCCTCCAGACGTGGAGCGGATCCGCACACTTCTGGAG CTGGAGAAGGCAGAGCGCCATGGGAGCCGAGCACGGGGCCGGGCACTggagaggcggcggcggcggaaaGCAGATCGGGGTGGGGAGGGTGATGACCCAGCCCGAGAGGAGCTAGAGCCAAAGAGGGTACGGAGCTCAGGGCCAGAGGCCGAGgaggcccaggaggaggaggagctggaggaggagactGGGGGTGagggcccacccccacccccacccctgcccaccacTGACAGCCCCAGCACCCAGGAGAATGGCTTGGAGCCTGCACTAGGGGCCAGTTCAGGCTCCTCGGGCCCTTTTCCCACTTTGACTCCCCGGCTGCATGTGCCCTGCCCACAGCAGCCGCCTCAGCAACAGTTGTGA